In the Zingiber officinale cultivar Zhangliang chromosome 5A, Zo_v1.1, whole genome shotgun sequence genome, CTAGATTAGATTGTGCTACCTGTTGCCAAATGTTGTGAAATAGACATCTACTATTGCTAATGGGGTAACACATTTTTGTTTCAACCTATCTGTAGAAATGTTAAATATTTTGTAACTAGTATGATTCTGCAACCTGTTGTCACATGGTTTGCAAAAACATCTAACAGTTCTCAAAATTATTACTTTATTGACTTCAGGCTTGAGTTATGCAAAGGATGTTATGTTGCTTGTTTTGGTTCGATTAGCATTAAGGAATCAATGCCATCTTATTCGGTTCCATCTTTTAGGTTTTGGCGATGTTTTAGTTTATGCTTCTTAAAGTTCTGTATAAGTAAACCAAGTGCATACTTTCAAGGGCATGTTCAGTCTTTAATCTACTTCAAGTAGCTGCTTATATAGAATTTCACTTGCACACTTTATTTGGTACAACCGAGCAGTAGAAGCAGGTGAAGCTCAATCCACCTCGTGAGCCGTCAGCAGTGAGCCTTGTAGGAGATCCACAGTGAGAGAGTTAACTGCTGATGGGCGGCAATGGTGGCATTGCTGATCCTTCCGGTGCCATCCCAGAGGCCACATCCATCACATGCTCGGCCGTGATCCTCCTCCTTGCCAACTCCACCACTTCCTCTGCTTCGTCGCATGCGGCCATGAACAGCTGCCATCTCTGCTTCAATTCCTCAAGTGCTCTACCAGGCTGACCACCGGACTTCTCAACCACCTCCACAGCCGCCGCCACAAGCTCCTCGTACTCCCTGCTCATTACTTCGATGGCGCTGTCCATGGCACAGGTATGGCAAGCCTATTCCTTGATCTATTCTCTTTATAGGCGCAACACATGCAAATGCAAATTTCTCGGCTTAACTTGTGCATTGGAAGAAAAAGTTCACTGATGTCTACTCGAGAGCTGGGTAGCTTGGGTAGGCTCTGCGTTGGTGGAGGCCAGTGAGATTCTTTAGGTAAGGTTGTGAACTTGTGATTGATGTGGCCAAGGATCAAACAGTGGAGCGAAACTGGGAACTGACGATCAATTGATAGTGACTGGTCCAATCCTCCGGTCCAGATTCGTAGTCACTAGCCCTGCTGACTGCCTTCCAAGGGATGTTCGCTCGCTTGCTCGTTGAGTCGTTGATTTCAAGCAACAAACATCACATTAGGTTAAAAGAGTGGCGACGTTAGGAAAGTTAAGCTGTTTTATGGTAGAAAGGATAAGTTCACGAGCATTGCGAGGGCATTGTGAATAATTATaggtttatattattattttgacACTTTGATCAAATAATTTAATGATTTTTTCATTGTCAAATAACAAAAAGAAACTAATATTAGATTTATATTTCCTTTATGGTGGGTGTGGTGCAGTGGTATAGTATTTATAGAAACAAACAAGGGGATCAGAGTTTGAATCTTATGTAGGGACGAATGTTTTGGAGATAGATTTTTAAATATGCGTGAGTTATACTCTGGATTTATTCAGTAGATTGTGGCAAAGGTAAATACGTTCGCCTCAGcacccccgtcaatccgtcccaaggtcaatacggaggagataaattacgggcggttactagcctttggaatagtgactaacgcATAAGTGATGTATTTAtctcggctttgtcgagattcgaacttcaaacctcattgtgacaacatttcatgcgctagccactagacccatctgaGAGGACAAATTATAtgggtaaactttttatagtgatCGACACCACCGTCGAAACGACCCTTTATCAGAAACCCCCGAAGGGATTTTTGGATGAACGGTACCACTTAATTGATAAAAACCTGTACAAGAAGGGTGCTCTAACCTGGCACCTCAGTCAAATGGTATAACGTCATTACCAGAACACTTCTGGTACAATTGTGAATTTATTCGGTAGATGAATTAGGGGGAAGTGTGTTTAATTTTTCAGATTAGTGTGGGGATTTTAAGTGTGCTATTTTGGTTTCTGGAATCTCTGGCTAAAGTGCAATCCTGTTATTGCTTCTGCATCTTAGTAAAATAACTTATCAGGTTACTTAT is a window encoding:
- the LOC121982915 gene encoding mediator of RNA polymerase II transcription subunit 32-like, yielding MDSAIEVMSREYEELVAAAVEVVEKSGGQPGRALEELKQRWQLFMAACDEAEEVVELARRRITAEHVMDVASGMAPEGSAMPPLPPISS